One part of the Moorena sp. SIOASIH genome encodes these proteins:
- a CDS encoding pentapeptide repeat-containing protein — protein MKFRILGISVLLASLGLIAPINAEVREHYLQLLQTKECRSCDLVNSDLARADLREADLRYANLQGANLSGANLSDAMLESAAMRVIDGTGATFRNANLDSAYATGANMSRADFSGASVVWANFISADLSGSSFRGADLSNTTFLNANLNGADLSGANLSNANFINADLTNANLDNANLTGAQLPR, from the coding sequence ATGAAATTCAGAATCTTAGGAATTAGTGTACTGCTAGCCTCCTTAGGGTTAATCGCTCCTATCAATGCTGAAGTGCGCGAGCATTATCTACAACTCCTGCAAACTAAGGAATGTCGAAGCTGTGACCTGGTAAATTCTGACCTAGCCAGAGCTGATTTGAGGGAAGCAGACCTGAGATATGCTAACCTCCAGGGAGCCAATCTCAGTGGGGCTAACCTTTCTGATGCCATGCTCGAAAGTGCAGCAATGAGAGTTATTGATGGCACAGGGGCAACCTTCCGCAATGCCAACTTAGATTCAGCCTACGCCACAGGGGCCAACATGAGTCGCGCCGACTTCAGTGGTGCTAGCGTAGTGTGGGCAAATTTCATCAGTGCTGACCTAAGTGGTAGTTCCTTTAGGGGTGCTGATCTCAGTAACACCACCTTTCTGAATGCCAACCTCAATGGTGCTGATTTGAGTGGGGCTAACCTCAGTAACGCTAATTTCATTAACGCTGATTTGACTAACGCTAACCTTGATAATGCTAACCTTACTGGTGCGCAACTTCCTAGGTAA
- a CDS encoding Tex family protein — MTTIPQILAQELSLSATQIENALSLFAEGATIPFIARYRKELTGSLDEVQLRTIAERHTYLTELEQRKSVILNAIASAGKLTDELKAKIEACQQKTELEDLYLPYKPKRRTRATMAREKGLEPLADWIESMNTPEVKSVSLSEEAAKYISPDHKLNTVEDVLQGASDILAEAVAEKAHLRAYLRDYFLKSGVFVSRIKKDYPEGTTKFEMYREFQIPVKSVAPHNMLALLRGEAEGVIKLELSFDEDYVMSYLESEEIHTKVTLLREFYQTMLKDGFNRLMKTSLTTEVRADRKTYADAESIKTFEANLRELLLSAPAGMKPTLAIDPGFRTGCKVAILDETAKYITYQAVFPHQGSQKREQAAKTIKNLIETYQIELIAIGNGTASRETDEFISEVLKTMERKPIKVMVNESGASIYSASELAREEFPDLDVTVRGAISIGRRLQDPLAELVKIDPKSIGVGQYQHDVDQKLLKKKLDDTVESCVNYVGVDLNTASAQLLTFVSGITPTIANNIVTYRNQQGAFRNRREILKVPKLGPKAFEQSAGFLRIRNGDNPLDNTAVHPESYPVVKAIASDLQLPLAKINQGAERFKSVDLNRYVTDTIGLPTLEDIIQELEKPGRDPRAEFKYATFKEGVNELKDLSPGMELEGIVTNVVNFGAFVDIGVHQDGLVHISQLADRFVEDPKQIVKVGQVVKVRVMEVNEKLKRVSLSMRSPSSN, encoded by the coding sequence ATGACCACTATTCCTCAAATCTTAGCCCAAGAACTCTCGTTAAGTGCCACTCAGATCGAGAATGCCCTGTCTTTATTTGCTGAAGGGGCAACTATTCCGTTTATAGCTCGCTATCGTAAAGAGCTGACTGGTTCTCTAGATGAAGTTCAGCTACGCACTATAGCTGAGCGCCATACTTATCTAACGGAACTTGAGCAACGGAAGTCAGTAATTCTGAATGCGATCGCATCTGCTGGTAAGCTCACCGATGAACTAAAGGCTAAGATCGAAGCTTGCCAGCAAAAGACTGAATTGGAAGACCTTTACCTGCCCTATAAACCCAAACGACGCACTCGGGCAACCATGGCCAGGGAGAAAGGACTGGAACCCTTAGCGGACTGGATTGAGTCGATGAACACTCCGGAAGTGAAATCAGTATCCTTATCTGAAGAAGCCGCTAAATACATTTCCCCAGACCATAAGCTCAATACGGTAGAGGACGTTTTGCAAGGTGCCTCTGATATATTAGCGGAAGCTGTGGCTGAGAAAGCCCACTTACGAGCTTATTTACGGGATTATTTCCTGAAATCGGGAGTATTCGTGTCTCGGATTAAAAAGGATTATCCCGAAGGTACCACTAAGTTTGAAATGTACCGGGAGTTCCAAATCCCCGTGAAATCTGTAGCGCCACACAATATGTTAGCCCTGCTCAGGGGTGAGGCTGAGGGAGTAATAAAGCTGGAACTCTCTTTTGATGAAGACTATGTGATGTCCTACCTAGAGTCTGAGGAAATCCACACCAAGGTTACCCTACTGCGAGAGTTTTACCAGACCATGCTCAAAGATGGGTTTAATCGGCTGATGAAAACCTCCCTAACTACAGAAGTACGGGCCGATCGCAAAACCTATGCTGATGCAGAGTCCATTAAAACCTTTGAAGCCAATCTCCGAGAACTGTTGTTATCTGCTCCAGCAGGAATGAAGCCAACCTTAGCGATAGACCCAGGCTTCCGCACTGGTTGTAAAGTGGCTATCCTGGACGAGACAGCTAAATACATCACATACCAGGCAGTGTTTCCCCATCAAGGCAGCCAAAAGCGCGAACAAGCTGCTAAAACAATTAAGAATTTAATCGAAACCTACCAGATCGAGCTGATTGCCATTGGTAACGGTACAGCCTCTCGTGAGACAGATGAGTTTATCTCGGAAGTCCTCAAAACCATGGAGCGCAAACCAATTAAAGTAATGGTGAATGAATCTGGGGCATCGATTTATTCCGCCAGTGAGCTAGCACGAGAGGAGTTTCCGGATTTAGATGTCACAGTCAGGGGAGCGATTAGTATTGGCAGACGCTTACAAGACCCCTTAGCAGAGTTGGTCAAGATTGACCCTAAATCCATTGGTGTGGGACAGTACCAACACGATGTTGATCAAAAATTACTCAAAAAGAAACTTGATGACACCGTTGAAAGTTGTGTAAACTATGTAGGAGTAGATTTAAACACTGCTTCTGCTCAACTGCTAACCTTTGTTTCTGGGATTACCCCGACCATTGCTAATAATATTGTTACCTATCGCAATCAGCAAGGTGCATTCAGGAATCGTCGGGAAATCCTTAAAGTACCAAAGTTAGGGCCAAAAGCCTTTGAGCAGTCAGCAGGATTCCTAAGGATTCGCAACGGCGATAACCCATTGGATAACACAGCTGTGCATCCAGAGAGTTATCCCGTAGTGAAAGCGATCGCATCGGATTTGCAGCTACCTCTAGCCAAGATTAACCAAGGAGCAGAGCGGTTCAAATCAGTAGATTTGAACCGTTACGTCACAGATACTATAGGCTTACCAACCCTAGAGGATATTATCCAGGAATTGGAAAAGCCAGGACGAGACCCCAGGGCTGAGTTTAAGTACGCCACCTTCAAAGAAGGAGTAAATGAGCTCAAAGACCTCAGTCCTGGGATGGAATTAGAAGGAATTGTCACCAATGTGGTAAACTTTGGAGCATTCGTAGATATCGGCGTGCATCAAGATGGGTTAGTGCATATCTCCCAACTAGCTGACCGGTTTGTAGAAGATCCCAAACAGATAGTCAAAGTGGGACAGGTGGTGAAGGTGCGGGTAATGGAAGTAAATGAAAAACTAAAGCGCGTTAGTTTGTCAATGCGATCGCCCAGTAGTAATTAG
- a CDS encoding VOC family protein: MVSSLEVIKPTLSPGSLRRVHHIALNVKDIQASRHFYGTVLGLHELTGEEVPSTLRSLVAAGKVTNFVTPDGIVVDLFSEPELSPPDPDPHRGFTRVNHLAFDIDPQLFDEAVEVLKQNQIPIDHGPVTRPTGRGIYFYDPDGFMVEIRCDPME, translated from the coding sequence ATGGTTTCTAGCCTTGAAGTAATCAAACCTACCCTAAGTCCAGGTAGTCTCCGTCGAGTCCATCATATTGCTCTGAATGTGAAGGATATCCAAGCATCGCGCCACTTTTATGGTACAGTATTAGGTTTACATGAACTAACTGGGGAAGAAGTGCCCAGTACATTGCGATCGCTAGTCGCAGCGGGAAAAGTCACTAACTTCGTCACCCCAGATGGCATTGTTGTGGATTTGTTTTCCGAGCCAGAGCTATCACCACCCGATCCAGACCCCCATCGTGGCTTTACTCGGGTGAATCATCTCGCCTTTGATATCGATCCTCAGTTATTTGACGAAGCTGTAGAAGTCCTAAAACAAAATCAAATTCCGATCGATCATGGTCCAGTAACTCGTCCTACCGGCAGAGGTATCTATTTTTATGACCCCGATGGATTTATGGTTGAAATTCGTTGTGATCCCATGGAATGA
- the msrA gene encoding peptide-methionine (S)-S-oxide reductase MsrA → MEKATFGGGCFWGVEAAFRKVKGVVSTSVGYMGGHFPNPCYLDVLSRITGHAEVAQVEYDPEKVSYEQLLEVFWSIHDPTTLNRQGPDRGEQYRSVIFFHNQEQEVLARRSKQKLQVSGKFDKDIVTEIKPASDYYLADDYHQQYFEKKQRSLR, encoded by the coding sequence ATGGAAAAAGCGACATTTGGTGGTGGTTGTTTCTGGGGAGTAGAAGCAGCATTTCGGAAAGTGAAGGGAGTAGTTTCAACTTCTGTTGGTTATATGGGCGGACATTTTCCTAACCCATGTTATCTTGATGTACTATCAAGAATAACGGGTCACGCGGAAGTGGCACAGGTGGAGTATGACCCGGAAAAAGTCAGCTATGAACAATTACTTGAAGTATTTTGGTCTATCCATGACCCTACTACATTGAACCGCCAAGGTCCTGATCGAGGAGAACAGTATCGATCCGTGATATTTTTCCACAATCAGGAACAAGAAGTGCTGGCAAGACGGTCAAAACAAAAGCTGCAAGTTTCTGGTAAATTTGATAAGGATATTGTTACCGAAATTAAGCCAGCTTCCGACTATTATTTAGCTGATGACTATCATCAACAGTATTTTGAAAAGAAGCAGCGGTCTTTACGTTAG
- a CDS encoding putative quinol monooxygenase, whose product MAKLTLVAHITAKDDKIDLVKTELKKLIDITRAEEGCLQYDLHQNNENPAHFMFFENWESRELWQKHMGAQHLKDYMAATDGAVEEFSFNEMTQIG is encoded by the coding sequence ATGGCTAAATTGACTCTTGTTGCTCATATCACAGCTAAAGATGACAAAATTGACCTGGTAAAGACTGAGCTTAAAAAGTTGATCGACATCACTCGTGCTGAAGAGGGCTGCTTGCAATACGATTTGCATCAGAACAATGAAAATCCAGCTCACTTTATGTTTTTTGAAAATTGGGAATCCCGTGAGCTGTGGCAGAAGCATATGGGTGCCCAGCACCTGAAGGATTACATGGCTGCAACTGATGGCGCGGTTGAGGAATTCAGTTTCAATGAAATGACGCAAATAGGCTAG
- a CDS encoding zinc-binding alcohol dehydrogenase family protein produces the protein MKAIGYNQAGPITAPDALIEFETETPELGPHDLLVEVRGISVNPVDVKVRAKMAPEKGTKVIGYDAAGVVREVGSDVSKFKVGDEVYYAGDITRPGTNSELHAVDERIVGKKPKSLGFAEAAGFPLTSITAWEILFDCLGVKEGEGKGESILIIGGAGGVGSILIQLAKKLTGLTAIATASRPETIEWVQKMGADHVINHRQSLVDQVKELGLEPRYVASLSGSDGHFPGIIELIKPRGHIALIDDPQSLDMKLIKPKALSFSWEFMFTRSMFQTEDIEKQHELLNRVSELIDDGTLISTVTNNLGKISVETLKTAHSQQESGRAIGKNVLDGFN, from the coding sequence ATGAAAGCCATAGGATATAATCAGGCTGGACCAATCACTGCACCAGACGCGCTGATCGAATTTGAAACCGAAACGCCGGAATTAGGGCCACATGACCTGTTGGTAGAGGTTCGGGGAATTTCGGTCAATCCTGTGGACGTGAAAGTGCGCGCCAAGATGGCACCGGAAAAGGGCACCAAGGTCATTGGCTATGATGCCGCAGGTGTTGTTCGAGAAGTTGGCAGCGATGTCAGCAAATTTAAAGTTGGTGATGAAGTCTATTATGCGGGTGATATCACTCGACCGGGCACCAACTCCGAGCTCCATGCCGTTGATGAGCGGATTGTCGGGAAAAAGCCCAAATCCCTGGGCTTTGCGGAAGCAGCTGGTTTTCCACTGACCTCTATTACTGCCTGGGAAATCCTGTTCGACTGCCTCGGGGTCAAAGAAGGAGAAGGCAAGGGCGAGAGTATACTGATTATCGGTGGCGCAGGAGGTGTTGGGTCAATCCTGATTCAACTTGCCAAGAAACTCACCGGGTTGACTGCGATCGCAACTGCATCTCGTCCGGAAACCATCGAGTGGGTTCAAAAGATGGGTGCCGACCATGTGATCAATCACCGCCAGTCCCTTGTTGATCAAGTCAAGGAATTGGGACTAGAGCCCCGCTACGTTGCTTCCCTTTCAGGATCAGACGGACATTTTCCTGGCATCATCGAGCTGATCAAGCCTCGCGGTCATATCGCACTAATTGATGACCCTCAATCCCTAGACATGAAATTGATCAAACCCAAAGCCCTAAGCTTCAGCTGGGAATTCATGTTTACTCGCTCGATGTTTCAAACGGAGGACATCGAAAAACAGCATGAATTGCTGAATCGGGTGTCGGAGCTCATTGACGATGGCACACTAATTTCCACCGTGACCAACAATCTCGGGAAAATCAGTGTGGAAACCCTCAAGACTGCTCATTCGCAGCAAGAGAGCGGTCGTGCCATTGGCAAAAATGTACTCGACGGTTTTAATTAA